The Acidobacteriota bacterium genome has a segment encoding these proteins:
- a CDS encoding HD domain-containing protein, translating to MKDFYVRDAAQQENKVITSNFVVATKQIKPKKTGELYLWLTLADKSGHIEARMWDNVADVLYGFEQNDFVKVKGLINKYNGRFQLTIHKLRKMDEGEVEFGDYLPKTTKDVEQLWQQLGEFVASFQNPHLKALLEAFMADPEVAAAYKCAPAAKTLHHAFIGGLLDHVVSLATSCDLMCRNYPQIDRDLLLTGAFLHDIGKIHELSYQRAFSYTTRGQLLGHMIIELEMLQAKIDEVNKKAAEAGAQLATPFPAGLKTLVEHLIISHHGQYDFGSPKLPMFPEALMLHYLDDLDSKMESMRAHFEREAEGEGEWTTYNGSLARPLLNTKKFLAGKKPAAVAESEPEEPKAAAAASSDVEPGP from the coding sequence ATGAAAGACTTCTACGTCCGCGATGCCGCGCAGCAAGAGAACAAGGTCATCACCTCGAACTTCGTGGTCGCGACCAAGCAGATCAAGCCTAAAAAAACGGGCGAGCTCTACCTCTGGCTCACGCTCGCCGACAAGAGCGGCCACATCGAAGCGCGCATGTGGGACAACGTCGCCGACGTGCTCTATGGCTTCGAGCAGAATGACTTCGTCAAGGTCAAAGGGCTGATCAACAAGTACAACGGACGCTTCCAACTCACCATCCACAAGCTGCGCAAGATGGATGAAGGCGAGGTCGAATTCGGCGACTACCTGCCCAAGACCACGAAAGACGTGGAACAGCTCTGGCAGCAGCTGGGCGAGTTTGTCGCCAGCTTCCAGAACCCACACCTCAAGGCGCTGCTCGAGGCCTTCATGGCCGACCCGGAGGTCGCCGCGGCTTACAAGTGCGCGCCCGCAGCCAAGACGCTGCATCACGCCTTCATCGGCGGACTGCTCGACCACGTGGTGTCGCTGGCGACCAGTTGCGACTTGATGTGCCGGAACTATCCGCAGATCGATCGCGACCTGCTGCTTACCGGAGCCTTCCTGCACGATATCGGGAAGATCCACGAGCTCAGCTATCAGCGCGCGTTCAGCTACACCACGCGTGGCCAGCTGCTCGGCCACATGATCATCGAACTGGAGATGCTGCAGGCAAAGATCGACGAAGTGAACAAGAAGGCCGCGGAGGCCGGTGCGCAGCTCGCGACGCCCTTCCCCGCGGGATTGAAAACGCTGGTGGAGCATTTGATCATCAGCCATCACGGGCAGTACGATTTTGGCTCGCCCAAGTTGCCCATGTTCCCCGAGGCGCTGATGCTGCACTACCTCGATGACCTGGATTCGAAGATGGAATCCATGCGCGCGCATTTCGAGCGCGAAGCCGAGGGGGAGGGGGAATGGACGACGTACAACGGGTCGCTCGCGCGCCCGCTGTTGAACACGAAGAAATTCCTTGCGGGGAAGAAGCCGGCGGCCGTGGCGGAGAGTGAGCCGGAGGAGCCCAAAGCGGCCGCGGCGGCTTCGAGCGACGTGGAACCGGGCCCGTGA
- a CDS encoding peptidylprolyl isomerase, protein MNLRFARYLAAALLLGAFTLHADTVLEEIVARINNDVITRSDLERERQQLREEIKQAKAPNPDAVFAERDRETLKEKIDQLLLIQRGRDMGMNADAEVIKRLDELRKNAGLSTLEDLEKAAEQQGVNYEDWKLNMRNQIITRKVIQAEVGQHLQMTKEDAERFYEAHKAEFTQPEQVKLGEILIATERPGPDSTPEKPTAVAMSEAEIAQQKAKAEQALAEIRGGKSFAEVAKQVSNGPTAAQGGDLGLFKRGVLAKELEQKTFDQMKAGEVSDIIRTKQGFVILKVTDHQQPGVAPFKELQPQIEEGLYYEKLQPALRAYLTKLREDSFIDIKQGYVDTGASPNQTKPIFTAAVRPDEKQKKEKRKFYCMWLCKS, encoded by the coding sequence ATGAACCTGCGTTTTGCCCGCTATCTTGCTGCCGCGCTGCTGCTGGGCGCCTTCACGCTGCATGCCGACACGGTGCTGGAAGAGATCGTGGCGCGCATCAACAACGATGTGATCACACGCTCCGACCTGGAGCGCGAACGCCAGCAGCTGCGCGAAGAGATCAAGCAAGCCAAGGCTCCGAACCCCGACGCAGTCTTCGCCGAGAGGGATAGGGAGACGCTCAAGGAGAAGATCGACCAGCTGCTGCTCATCCAGCGCGGACGCGATATGGGCATGAACGCGGACGCGGAGGTGATCAAGCGTCTCGACGAGCTGCGCAAGAACGCCGGACTCTCTACCCTGGAAGACCTGGAAAAAGCCGCCGAGCAGCAAGGCGTGAACTACGAAGACTGGAAGCTGAACATGCGCAACCAGATCATCACGCGCAAGGTGATCCAGGCCGAGGTGGGCCAGCATCTGCAGATGACGAAGGAAGATGCGGAGAGGTTTTACGAGGCGCACAAGGCCGAGTTCACCCAGCCGGAGCAGGTGAAGCTGGGCGAGATCCTGATCGCCACCGAGCGTCCGGGGCCGGACAGCACGCCGGAAAAGCCGACCGCGGTCGCGATGTCCGAGGCCGAGATCGCGCAGCAAAAAGCGAAAGCCGAGCAGGCGCTCGCCGAGATCCGCGGCGGCAAGTCCTTTGCAGAGGTTGCCAAGCAGGTGTCCAACGGGCCGACGGCCGCGCAGGGCGGCGATCTGGGATTGTTCAAGCGTGGCGTGCTCGCCAAGGAACTGGAGCAGAAGACCTTCGACCAGATGAAGGCGGGCGAAGTGTCAGACATCATCCGCACCAAGCAAGGATTTGTGATCCTGAAGGTGACCGACCACCAGCAGCCGGGCGTGGCGCCGTTCAAAGAGCTGCAGCCGCAGATAGAAGAAGGTTTGTACTACGAGAAGCTACAGCCCGCGCTGCGCGCGTATCTCACCAAGCTGCGCGAAGACAGCTTCATCGACATCAAGCAGGGCTACGTCGACACCGGCGCCAGCCCCAACCAGACCAAGCCCATATTCACCGCCGCGGTGCGCCCCGACGAGAAGCAGAAAAAAGAGAAGCGCAAGTTCTATTGCATGTGGCTGTGCAAGAGCTGA
- a CDS encoding AsmA family protein has protein sequence MKNRKLLIIAGVVVLVLIVLLAAVPLFVNVDSFRPQLEAQLKSALGRDVKVAKLSLSAFAGHVTAQDVTISDDPAFSKQPFITAKSVAVEASVMKLLTGGGLQVSSITLREPQVTLIHDPGGKWNFSSLGATAAPGAKRSSAPNVSVGELKIKDGTINVVRLGARKKMGTYIDVNVTAKNVSLTSKMSFTVAAKTPGNGEMKVEGTAGPVDRGDAAKTPLDAKVELKHVDIAATGFIDPSSGLAGIVDYTGTVKSDGEKAHSEGKANVSRLKVVRSGQPARSPVSVEYATDLDLEKQTGAFTKGVIHTGKSVARLGGTYDLKPDTPTVRLKLTGQNLPVGDVEGLLPAVGVVLPPGSSLQGGVANANLDLLGPIDRLVTTGTVNVNNTRLANFNIGSRIKSMVAPQTGANTDIQLMSCKLRVAPDGMRTDELTLIMPALGTATGSGTIAANNALNYKLNVKLSANSPLAALVQLGSLTRGGGTLPLTVTGTTSSPVIIPDIGGLITNPFGFGQQAQPGQQGQSGITGALGGLFGKKKK, from the coding sequence ATGAAGAACCGCAAGCTGCTGATCATTGCCGGCGTGGTTGTACTCGTCCTCATCGTGTTGCTGGCAGCAGTGCCCCTGTTCGTGAATGTGGACAGCTTCCGCCCCCAGCTCGAGGCGCAGCTCAAGAGCGCGCTGGGACGCGACGTGAAGGTCGCCAAGCTCTCCCTTTCCGCCTTCGCCGGCCACGTGACGGCGCAAGACGTGACCATCTCCGACGATCCCGCCTTCAGCAAACAACCCTTCATCACGGCAAAGTCGGTGGCGGTGGAGGCCAGCGTGATGAAGTTGCTGACTGGCGGCGGCCTGCAGGTCTCGAGCATCACGCTGCGCGAGCCTCAGGTCACGCTCATCCACGATCCCGGCGGGAAGTGGAACTTCTCCAGCTTGGGCGCGACCGCGGCGCCCGGCGCGAAGAGATCGAGCGCACCGAACGTGAGTGTGGGCGAGCTGAAGATCAAAGACGGCACCATCAACGTGGTGCGCCTGGGCGCGCGCAAGAAGATGGGCACCTACATCGACGTGAACGTGACGGCGAAGAACGTTTCGCTGACGTCGAAGATGTCGTTCACGGTCGCGGCCAAGACGCCGGGCAACGGTGAGATGAAAGTCGAGGGCACGGCCGGTCCGGTCGATCGCGGCGACGCCGCCAAGACGCCGCTCGACGCCAAGGTCGAACTGAAGCATGTGGACATCGCCGCCACCGGGTTCATCGATCCTTCGTCTGGACTGGCGGGCATCGTGGACTACACCGGCACGGTGAAGTCCGATGGCGAGAAGGCGCATAGCGAGGGCAAAGCCAACGTGAGCCGCTTGAAGGTGGTGCGCAGCGGCCAGCCGGCCCGGTCCCCGGTCTCAGTGGAGTACGCGACCGACCTCGATCTGGAGAAGCAGACCGGCGCGTTCACCAAGGGGGTGATCCACACCGGAAAGAGCGTTGCCCGGCTCGGTGGCACGTATGACCTCAAGCCCGATACGCCGACGGTGCGCCTGAAACTGACTGGGCAGAACCTGCCGGTCGGTGACGTGGAAGGCCTGCTGCCCGCGGTGGGCGTGGTGCTGCCGCCAGGCTCGTCGCTGCAGGGCGGGGTGGCGAACGCGAACCTCGATCTGCTCGGGCCGATCGATCGCCTGGTGACCACCGGCACGGTGAACGTGAACAACACACGGCTGGCGAACTTCAACATCGGATCGAGGATCAAATCCATGGTCGCGCCGCAGACCGGGGCGAACACCGACATCCAGCTGATGTCGTGCAAGCTGCGCGTGGCGCCGGATGGCATGCGCACCGACGAGCTCACACTCATCATGCCGGCGCTCGGCACCGCGACCGGCTCAGGCACCATCGCGGCAAACAACGCGCTCAACTACAAGCTCAACGTGAAGCTCTCCGCCAACAGCCCGCTCGCCGCCCTGGTGCAGCTGGGCAGCCTTACCCGCGGGGGCGGCACGCTGCCGCTGACCGTCACGGGCACCACGTCGAGTCCAGTGATCATTCCCGACATCGGCGGCTTGATCACCAACCCGTTCGGCTTCGGACAACAGGCGCAGCCCGGCCAGCAGGGACAAAGCGGCATCACCGGCGCGCTGGGTGGATTGTTCGGGAAGAAGAAGAAGTAA
- a CDS encoding SpoIIE family protein phosphatase — translation MTPFKAAAPAKTLAQPARADVPQLANSAVAAKYRAARVGGDFYDYVAAGPSRMAFLMLDIAGRRDEALDIAAHVQELFHRRVPELFSAEDMNEAEATTELLVNLNHKIIEAAHGVRCAAAFLGVYDDSLGTMFYINAGHTPALLRDPEGITLLSAQGPPLGLFSHTTNDALMSVLRPGSALLIVSKGLVEARVSSNEYGLERAEKVLSAATDITDAGALCQTVLDDVGEFLANSTGAFRLPFTRKDSADNPHNDHTALALVRR, via the coding sequence ATGACTCCGTTCAAGGCAGCGGCACCGGCGAAGACGCTCGCGCAACCAGCGCGCGCGGACGTACCCCAACTCGCGAATTCGGCGGTGGCGGCTAAGTATCGTGCCGCCCGCGTGGGTGGCGATTTCTACGATTACGTGGCCGCGGGCCCCTCGCGCATGGCGTTCCTTATGCTCGACATCGCGGGCAGGCGCGATGAGGCATTGGATATAGCGGCGCACGTGCAGGAGCTCTTCCACCGGCGCGTTCCCGAGCTGTTTTCCGCCGAGGACATGAACGAGGCGGAGGCCACCACCGAGCTGCTGGTGAACCTGAACCACAAGATCATCGAAGCGGCGCACGGCGTGCGCTGCGCCGCGGCGTTCCTGGGCGTGTATGACGACTCGCTCGGCACCATGTTCTACATCAATGCCGGGCACACGCCCGCGCTGCTGCGCGATCCCGAAGGGATCACGCTGCTTTCGGCGCAGGGGCCGCCGCTCGGCCTGTTCTCGCACACCACCAATGACGCGCTGATGTCGGTGCTGCGTCCCGGATCGGCGCTGCTCATCGTCTCCAAGGGATTGGTGGAGGCGCGGGTGAGCTCGAATGAGTATGGCCTGGAGCGTGCCGAAAAAGTGCTCAGCGCTGCGACCGACATCACCGATGCGGGCGCGCTCTGCCAAACGGTGCTCGACGATGTAGGCGAGTTCCTGGCGAATTCCACCGGCGCCTTCCGGCTGCCGTTCACGCGTAAGGATTCGGCCGACAATCCACACAACGATCACACCGCGCTCGCGCTCGTCCGGCGCTAG
- a CDS encoding peptidase MA family metallohydrolase, whose product MSLRPILSASLLPLSSILAVVCLFPGSSLSAADTITLKNGRTIVADRVHEKGNQVEYEIGDNTYAILKSSVASVSAGGTPAVSAPATQVPEVPVAEPSDRLPDLTNKVVRDGAVDADALAAIEQQGDTHRSAAAYYAAGRFEHIRGNAIRGADYMKEAARLDPGSSLILEHYATLLMACGRPADALTYAEQAVRVTPKSADTQNVLGYALYQNDRTKDAVAAWKRSLELRPNERTEAMMARAERELAAEHGYDEQASSHFTMRYEGTRAPAALRRAILDVLEQHYNDLAAQFGESPHQSVVVILYTDQAFFDVTNAPAWTSALNDGKLRIPLRGMNVVSAELSRVLRHELAHSFINSLSRGHAPVWLHEGMAMLLEGRTTGSDGRILARGFASGNFIPLNGMEGSFTTFSAPEARLAYAESLAFAERINDTYGFSDLVRILQRIAEGSSTEAALRATIHSGYSDMEGEMAGYLKGKYGE is encoded by the coding sequence GTGTCTCTGCGGCCCATCTTGAGCGCCTCTCTGCTGCCGCTGTCGTCGATCTTGGCCGTGGTCTGCCTTTTCCCGGGATCATCCCTAAGCGCCGCCGACACCATCACACTGAAGAATGGGCGGACGATCGTTGCCGACCGCGTCCACGAGAAGGGCAACCAGGTGGAGTACGAGATCGGCGACAACACCTACGCCATCCTGAAGTCGTCGGTGGCAAGCGTCTCGGCGGGCGGCACGCCGGCGGTGAGCGCGCCGGCGACGCAAGTCCCGGAGGTTCCGGTCGCCGAACCGAGCGACCGCCTGCCCGACCTGACCAACAAAGTGGTGCGCGATGGTGCGGTGGACGCCGACGCGCTGGCGGCCATCGAGCAGCAGGGCGACACGCATCGGAGCGCTGCCGCTTACTACGCCGCGGGACGCTTCGAGCACATCCGCGGCAACGCCATCCGCGGCGCTGACTACATGAAGGAGGCGGCACGGCTCGATCCGGGCAGCTCGCTCATCCTCGAGCATTACGCCACCCTGCTGATGGCCTGCGGACGCCCCGCGGATGCGCTTACGTATGCCGAACAGGCCGTGCGCGTGACGCCGAAATCGGCCGACACGCAGAACGTGCTCGGCTACGCGCTCTACCAGAATGACCGCACGAAGGATGCGGTGGCAGCATGGAAACGGTCGCTCGAGTTGCGGCCGAACGAGAGGACCGAGGCCATGATGGCGCGCGCGGAGCGGGAGTTGGCGGCAGAACACGGCTACGACGAGCAGGCGAGCAGCCACTTCACCATGCGCTATGAAGGGACGCGAGCGCCGGCGGCGTTGCGCCGGGCCATCCTCGACGTGCTCGAACAGCACTACAACGATCTGGCGGCGCAGTTTGGCGAATCGCCGCACCAGAGCGTGGTCGTGATCCTCTACACCGACCAGGCATTCTTCGATGTGACCAACGCGCCTGCGTGGACGAGCGCGCTCAACGACGGCAAGCTGCGCATCCCGCTGCGCGGCATGAATGTGGTCTCCGCTGAGCTCTCGCGCGTGCTGCGTCACGAGCTGGCCCACTCGTTCATCAACTCGCTGAGCCGCGGACACGCGCCCGTGTGGCTGCACGAAGGCATGGCCATGCTGCTGGAGGGTCGCACGACGGGAAGCGACGGCCGCATCCTGGCGCGCGGCTTCGCCAGCGGAAATTTCATCCCGCTCAACGGCATGGAAGGGTCATTCACCACCTTCAGCGCCCCGGAGGCCCGCCTGGCCTACGCCGAATCGCTCGCCTTCGCGGAGCGGATCAACGACACCTATGGATTCAGCGACCTGGTCCGCATCCTGCAGCGCATCGCCGAGGGCTCATCCACCGAGGCGGCGCTCCGCGCCACCATCCACTCCGGATACTCCGACATGGAGGGCGAGATGGCCGGATACCTGAAGGGCAAGTACGGAGAATGA
- a CDS encoding methylated-DNA--[protein]-cysteine S-methyltransferase: MAAMEAIFYSRITSPVGPLIVGATRRGLFCLEFDSPGALLYCTRNNSNLWLFSEEKTAPFIRELREYFEGKRTRFSFALDLQGTEFQKRCWKALTRIPYGKTTTYSAIAKLVGRPKASRAVGQANHSNPLAIVVPCHRVLQADGSLGGYGGGLEKKVTLLRLEGALAN; encoded by the coding sequence ATGGCAGCGATGGAGGCGATTTTTTATTCGCGGATCACTTCCCCAGTCGGTCCGCTGATCGTTGGCGCCACGCGCCGCGGACTGTTCTGTCTGGAGTTCGATTCGCCGGGCGCGCTGCTCTATTGCACGCGCAACAACAGCAACCTGTGGCTGTTCTCGGAAGAGAAGACCGCGCCGTTCATTCGCGAACTGCGCGAATACTTCGAGGGCAAGCGCACGCGCTTCAGTTTCGCCCTCGATCTGCAAGGTACCGAGTTCCAGAAGCGCTGCTGGAAGGCGCTCACCCGCATCCCCTACGGTAAGACGACGACCTACTCTGCGATCGCGAAGCTGGTGGGACGTCCCAAGGCCTCGCGCGCGGTAGGCCAGGCGAACCACTCGAATCCGTTGGCCATCGTCGTACCCTGCCATCGCGTGCTCCAGGCGGATGGTTCGCTCGGCGGCTACGGTGGCGGACTCGAGAAGAAGGTCACGCTGCTGCGCCTGGAAGGCGCGCTCGCCAACTAA
- a CDS encoding M20/M25/M40 family metallo-hydrolase, giving the protein MLKRALLVSLMLLLAATGVAFAQVKVQPSDRIAPEKLAAYSDLAQRWMEAYLKVDTTNPPGNEARAAAFFKQIFDAEGIENRVFEIAPGRANLWARIPATSSAKQRPLVLLNHEDVVSSVASRWKHPPFSAAIDDGYLYGRGAQDMKCDALAQLVVLVMLKREKLALDRDVIFLATADEEVDGIGTDWVIQKKPELLGHAEFLITEGGENLEENGKVKYIGLDVAEKSPYWLVVTAHGRPGHGSKPIENSAPNRLVRALDRVLAWHTEMKVLPVVAEFMRRVADQQPPEMTAKFRDVTKAMKDAKFRAWLERQEGLAYMFRATISLTQLEGSGQTNVIPSVATAHLDVRLLPGDKPVEFLAAIRKVVADPEVTVEPEPMTFREANMSSTDNQLFRAIEQVAGRYFPGVPVLPRLNNGYTENQRYRELGMVSYGFSPYQNTAEETASEHGDNERIRVEQIRKGYRVLFDVVATVAGAK; this is encoded by the coding sequence ATGCTGAAGCGCGCCTTACTCGTCTCATTGATGTTGCTGCTTGCCGCCACGGGCGTCGCCTTCGCCCAAGTCAAAGTCCAGCCCTCCGATCGCATCGCCCCCGAAAAACTCGCTGCATACTCCGACCTCGCGCAGCGCTGGATGGAGGCTTATCTCAAGGTCGATACCACCAACCCTCCCGGCAACGAAGCGCGCGCGGCGGCATTCTTCAAGCAGATATTCGACGCCGAGGGCATCGAGAACCGGGTCTTCGAGATCGCTCCCGGCCGCGCCAACCTGTGGGCGCGCATCCCCGCCACCTCCTCCGCCAAGCAGCGTCCGCTGGTGTTGTTGAACCATGAGGACGTGGTCTCGAGCGTGGCCAGCCGCTGGAAGCATCCGCCATTCTCCGCCGCCATCGACGATGGCTATCTCTACGGACGTGGCGCGCAGGACATGAAGTGCGATGCACTGGCGCAGCTCGTCGTGCTGGTCATGCTCAAGCGCGAGAAGCTCGCGCTCGACCGCGACGTCATCTTCCTTGCCACTGCCGACGAAGAAGTGGATGGCATCGGCACCGACTGGGTCATCCAGAAAAAGCCCGAGCTGCTTGGCCATGCCGAGTTCCTCATCACAGAGGGTGGCGAGAACCTGGAAGAGAACGGAAAAGTGAAGTACATCGGTCTCGACGTGGCGGAGAAATCGCCCTACTGGCTGGTCGTCACCGCGCACGGACGTCCCGGACACGGTTCCAAGCCCATCGAGAACTCCGCCCCCAATCGGCTGGTGCGCGCGCTCGACCGCGTGCTCGCGTGGCATACCGAGATGAAGGTGCTTCCCGTGGTCGCCGAGTTTATGCGTCGCGTCGCCGACCAGCAGCCGCCGGAGATGACCGCCAAGTTCCGCGACGTCACCAAGGCGATGAAAGACGCGAAGTTCCGGGCTTGGCTCGAGCGCCAGGAGGGCCTGGCGTATATGTTCCGCGCTACCATCTCGCTCACCCAGCTCGAAGGCTCCGGCCAGACCAACGTGATCCCCAGCGTCGCCACTGCGCATCTCGACGTGCGACTGCTGCCCGGGGACAAGCCGGTGGAGTTCCTCGCCGCCATCCGCAAAGTGGTCGCCGATCCCGAGGTCACGGTCGAGCCCGAGCCCATGACCTTCCGCGAGGCGAACATGTCCTCGACCGACAACCAGCTCTTCCGCGCCATCGAGCAGGTCGCCGGCCGCTACTTTCCCGGTGTCCCGGTGCTGCCCCGCCTCAATAACGGATACACCGAGAACCAGCGTTATCGGGAACTCGGCATGGTGAGCTACGGATTCTCGCCCTACCAGAACACCGCAGAAGAGACGGCGAGCGAACACGGGGACAACGAGCGCATCCGCGTGGAACAGATCCGCAAGGGATACCGCGTGCTCTTCGATGTGGTCGCGACCGTCGCCGGCGCGAAATAG
- a CDS encoding PQQ-dependent sugar dehydrogenase produces MRRFALFLLIALAGCRSVGQQVDVTKLHVPAGFHIAIVADTGSCGPRFMAWSPGGTLLATCVDEGKVLALPGAQSGSAQRVVTVLSDLSGPHGITFHNGKLYVAETNRLAAYDWDEKNVRATNPQQVADLPASGGGHMTRTVLFHGGKLYVSAGSSCNVCRESDPRRAAVMEFNQDGSSMRIFARGLRNSVGLAVNPKTNTIWATDNGTDWLGDDLPPEEVNELRAGGNYGWPFCYGDKVPNTKFDRNAAEHCPATVAPKIKMQAHSAPLGLAFGVGPMFPPEYQNSLYVAFHGSWNRAVPTGYKVVRIPLDAHGEPAGPPRDFASGWIAPGETRKGKWMGRPVGVLFGADGSLFISDDASGHVYRVTFTR; encoded by the coding sequence ATGCGCCGTTTCGCCCTATTCCTCCTCATCGCGCTCGCCGGATGCCGCTCCGTCGGCCAGCAAGTAGATGTTACCAAGCTGCACGTTCCCGCCGGCTTCCACATCGCCATCGTCGCAGACACCGGTAGCTGCGGTCCGCGCTTCATGGCGTGGAGTCCCGGCGGCACCCTGCTCGCCACCTGCGTGGACGAAGGCAAAGTCCTCGCCCTTCCCGGCGCACAAAGTGGCAGCGCGCAGCGCGTCGTCACCGTGCTCAGCGATCTCAGCGGACCGCACGGCATCACCTTCCACAACGGCAAGCTCTACGTCGCCGAGACCAATCGCCTCGCCGCTTACGATTGGGACGAGAAGAACGTGCGCGCGACGAATCCGCAGCAGGTCGCTGATCTGCCCGCCTCCGGCGGCGGACACATGACCCGCACCGTCCTGTTCCACGGCGGCAAGCTCTACGTCTCCGCCGGTTCGAGCTGCAACGTGTGCCGCGAGAGCGATCCGCGGCGCGCCGCGGTGATGGAGTTCAACCAAGATGGCTCGAGCATGCGCATCTTCGCGCGCGGCCTGCGCAATTCCGTCGGCCTCGCCGTCAATCCCAAGACGAACACCATCTGGGCGACTGACAACGGCACCGATTGGCTGGGCGACGACCTGCCGCCGGAAGAAGTCAACGAGCTGCGTGCGGGCGGCAACTACGGGTGGCCCTTCTGTTACGGCGACAAGGTGCCCAACACAAAGTTCGATCGCAACGCGGCGGAGCATTGCCCGGCGACCGTCGCGCCGAAGATCAAGATGCAGGCCCACTCCGCGCCGCTCGGACTCGCCTTTGGGGTGGGCCCGATGTTTCCGCCGGAATACCAGAACAGCCTCTACGTCGCGTTCCACGGCTCGTGGAATCGCGCCGTTCCCACCGGATACAAAGTCGTTCGCATCCCACTCGACGCACACGGCGAGCCCGCCGGCCCGCCGCGCGACTTTGCCAGCGGATGGATCGCGCCCGGCGAGACGCGCAAAGGCAAGTGGATGGGACGTCCCGTCGGCGTGCTCTTCGGCGCCGACGGCTCGCTCTTCATCTCCGACGATGCCAGCGGCCACGTCTACCGCGTGACGTTCACTCGGTAA
- a CDS encoding deoxyguanosinetriphosphate triphosphohydrolase has translation MLAPYAVRVEESRGRRYPEPAHPYRNDFQRDRDRVIHSRAFRRQQNKTQVFTQRYSDHFRNRLTHTLEVSQISRTIAAQLGLNVDLVETLALVHDVGHPPFGHAGEKALDAAMRAHGDSFDHNLHALRIVEDFELRYADFRGLNLTFEVREGIVKHSRDYAVKDFPQLAEYMLDQRPPLEAQLIDLTDEIGYNTADLDDAYEARLLTVEQIRAGVPLFEAFYRQQERQHPQVLEKLKFNETVKRVFDLMVTDLIENTRKRAQDAGAKSLADIRKHPERLAAFSSEVEAARRQSKQFLYDHVYDSAALRPEKDRAERVITELFEHFIAHPDALPASYQERARDSSLPRVVCDYVAGMTDNYIFEQHTKMMGGKRTSGR, from the coding sequence ATGCTGGCGCCCTACGCAGTGCGCGTTGAGGAGAGTCGCGGTCGCAGGTATCCGGAGCCGGCGCATCCCTACCGCAACGACTTCCAGCGCGATCGCGACCGCGTCATCCACTCGCGCGCCTTTCGCCGCCAGCAGAACAAGACGCAAGTCTTCACCCAGCGCTACTCCGACCACTTCCGCAATCGGCTCACGCACACGCTCGAGGTCTCGCAGATCTCGCGCACCATCGCCGCGCAACTCGGCTTGAACGTGGACCTGGTGGAGACGCTCGCGCTGGTGCATGACGTGGGCCATCCACCCTTCGGACACGCCGGCGAGAAAGCGCTCGATGCGGCCATGCGCGCGCACGGCGACAGCTTCGATCACAACCTGCACGCGCTGCGCATCGTGGAAGACTTCGAGCTGCGCTATGCGGATTTTCGCGGCCTGAACCTCACCTTCGAGGTGCGCGAAGGCATCGTGAAGCACTCGCGGGATTACGCGGTCAAAGACTTTCCGCAACTCGCCGAGTACATGCTCGACCAGCGTCCGCCGCTCGAGGCGCAGCTCATCGACCTGACCGACGAGATCGGCTACAACACCGCCGACCTCGACGACGCTTACGAAGCCCGCCTGCTCACCGTCGAGCAGATCCGCGCGGGCGTGCCGCTGTTCGAAGCGTTCTATCGCCAGCAGGAGCGCCAGCATCCGCAAGTGCTGGAGAAGCTGAAGTTCAACGAGACGGTGAAGCGCGTCTTCGACCTGATGGTGACCGACCTGATCGAGAACACGCGCAAGCGCGCGCAGGATGCGGGCGCGAAGTCGCTCGCGGATATCCGGAAACACCCGGAACGGCTGGCCGCGTTCAGTTCAGAGGTAGAGGCGGCGCGGCGGCAGTCGAAGCAGTTCCTCTACGACCACGTCTACGATTCGGCGGCGCTGCGTCCGGAAAAAGACCGCGCCGAGCGCGTGATCACCGAGCTGTTCGAGCACTTCATCGCGCATCCGGATGCGCTGCCCGCCAGCTACCAGGAGCGCGCGCGCGATTCCTCGCTGCCGCGCGTGGTGTGCGATTACGTTGCCGGGATGACCGACAACTACATCTTCGAGCAGCATACGAAGATGATGGGCGGCAAGCGGACTTCGGGCCGCTGA